From Triticum urartu cultivar G1812 chromosome 2, Tu2.1, whole genome shotgun sequence, a single genomic window includes:
- the LOC125538458 gene encoding uncharacterized protein LOC125538458, translating to MAILMSCVTPKTLATCTPEVSRQQRDTCISVSAHRRQIRIGLTMKSWGTSCTVPPMRIRGATRITAAGSGPGELPEEKSPIPNKEAAISSDPGELPGKSPPPNKSSLVTVVVGGVFGAVSFYGQMRAMEENVEKTAEVAIETIEKAADVVDKLADEVIAFPGNENLKKAAFRIKVIAEEIEKDAEEAEALIHKVEEIEKEVDAAVDTFMGKGMKKGSQRRMG from the exons ATGGCGATCCTCATGTCATGCGTTACTCCCAAAACGTTGGCGACATGCACTCCGGAGGTTTCTCGGCAACAACGGGACACATGTATTTCTGTCTCAGCTCATCGCCGGCAAATCCGAATCGGCTTAACCATGAAGTCTTGGGGCACCAGCTGTACCGTTCCGCCGATGCGGATAAGAGGAGCAACACG AATTACTGCAGCTGGTTCCGGTCCTGGAGAATTGCCAGAAGAAAAATCACCAATACCCAACAAAGAGGCTGCAATTAGTTCGGACCCTGGGGAATTACCAGGAAAATCCCCACCGCCCAACAAATCTTCATT GGTCACGGTGGTCGTTGGTGGCGTCTTTGGAGCAGTATCTTTTTACGGACAGATGAGAGCAATGGAAG AGAATGTGGAGAAGACGGCAGAGGTAGCAATCGAGACTATCGAGAAAGCGGCGGATGTGGTTGACAAACTCGCAGACGAAGTCATAGCATTTCCCGGTAATGAAAACCTTAAGAAGGCAGCCTTCAGGATCAAAGTCATCGCAGAAGAGATAGAGAAGGATGCAGAAGAAGCCGAGGCCCTAATCCACAAG GTTGAAGAGATAGAAAAAGAGGTGGATGCTGCAGTGGATACTTTCATGGGGAAGGGCATGAAGAAGGGATCGCAGAGACGAATGGGGTAG